A genomic window from Helicobacter suis HS1 includes:
- a CDS encoding polymorphic toxin type 50 domain-containing protein — MRYESAPPIAGSSNGDGWYYVFHSRHDSAARHLAFDNVCLPRKHPFWQNHTPPLDWGCRCEIAMWSERQIKAKGIAVTQNIPQEGGTQAGGFERDNNKFLASFFKNKLATYAGNSKATSLLKGVLQNIASKKARFKSLIRLSQNGGSLRFGNLDSLPITLKSETLKANPANDLFDFFLAKEVLDNPLLMATHRDTRKLVGQKLGRWYELEIQGTELVSLEHFKEAPDLKEGFKLERLDFDKLAQRLQNEKPYPFTQRVLNTIKSALSLLSLDEKQERHVLDSPNYKQGRSYYTKAPSIEEVREWIAQTAAIQGEKRIWDKKLIIEHPDFEGIVMPFGGIKEKTKTNFSKVHFSKRGIHIVPFLEGKHD; from the coding sequence ATGCGCTATGAAAGTGCCCCACCCATTGCGGGCAGTAGCAATGGCGATGGCTGGTATTATGTGTTTCATAGTAGGCACGATAGCGCCGCGCGGCATTTGGCCTTTGATAATGTTTGTCTACCAAGAAAGCACCCCTTTTGGCAGAATCACACCCCGCCACTTGATTGGGGTTGTCGGTGTGAGATTGCTATGTGGTCAGAAAGACAGATCAAGGCCAAAGGAATAGCGGTTACTCAAAATATCCCACAAGAGGGCGGTACTCAAGCGGGGGGATTTGAAAGAGATAACAACAAGTTCTTAGCTAGCTTTTTTAAAAACAAGTTGGCCACTTATGCGGGCAATTCAAAAGCTACTAGCCTACTTAAAGGCGTGTTGCAAAATATCGCTAGCAAAAAGGCGCGGTTTAAATCTTTGATCCGACTTTCACAAAATGGCGGGAGTTTGCGTTTTGGTAATTTAGATAGTTTGCCAATTACTCTAAAATCTGAAACACTCAAGGCTAACCCCGCTAATGATCTGTTTGATTTTTTCTTAGCTAAAGAAGTGTTAGACAATCCACTATTAATGGCCACCCATAGAGATACGCGTAAGCTAGTGGGTCAGAAGTTAGGGCGCTGGTATGAGCTTGAGATACAAGGCACAGAGTTAGTCAGTTTAGAGCACTTCAAAGAAGCGCCTGACTTAAAAGAGGGCTTTAAACTTGAGCGATTAGATTTTGATAAGTTAGCGCAGCGCCTCCAAAATGAGAAACCCTACCCCTTCACTCAAAGAGTTCTTAACACAATCAAAAGCGCGCTATCTTTGCTAAGCTTAGATGAGAAACAAGAGCGCCATGTTTTGGATAGCCCAAATTATAAACAAGGGCGGAGTTACTACACTAAAGCCCCGAGTATTGAGGAGGTTAGGGAGTGGATAGCACAAACGGCGGCCATACAAGGGGAAAAGCGCATATGGGATAAGAAACTAATTATTGAACATCCCGATTTTGAGGGCATAGTTATGCCCTTTGGTGGGATCAAAGAAAAAACAAAGACAAATTTTAGTAAGGTGCATTTCAGCAAAAGAGGCATTCACATTGTGCCTTTTTTGGAAGGCAAACATGATTAA
- a CDS encoding outer membrane family protein, whose amino-acid sequence MFARFGTPINYDTKDHTPYDSRLDNLYNANALTLVARGGGAYKKLSWEVLGRLTYSPKANEQALGFTCFYNVTKNIRVMLRLNYYEVFTYRGYKVGYSGAPNFKFAPTIQDRSYLMTSISYQFGGFTKFIKK is encoded by the coding sequence ATGTTTGCCCGTTTTGGTACGCCTATTAACTACGACACCAAAGATCATACACCCTATGATAGCCGTTTGGATAATCTTTATAATGCTAATGCGCTCACTCTAGTAGCGCGGGGGGGAGGTGCTTATAAAAAGCTTTCTTGGGAAGTGCTAGGCAGGCTTACTTATTCGCCTAAGGCTAATGAACAAGCTTTGGGTTTTACCTGTTTTTATAATGTAACTAAAAATATCCGCGTAATGCTACGGCTTAATTATTATGAAGTGTTCACATACCGCGGGTATAAGGTGGGCTATTCTGGAGCCCCTAATTTCAAATTTGCCCCTACGATTCAGGATCGCAGCTATCTTATGACCTCTATTAGTTATCAATTTGGAGGTTTTACAAAATTTATCAAAAAGTAA
- a CDS encoding outer membrane family protein: MHNSLYFYIARAIFGSLLGFMDLYAFDYHFSGNVGSFSRIGFNNAPINSDKGLYPTGSYVTTIGALQVDANLLPKSISAHKLSIGLGGEIGGLAYDSTRALIDQSAPNSGLQPANWYYMGRWEGYLMNASWKSVRFEDESHAKNYILYNAYLNYTYKDIFGIILGRYISSEALFLRGYNQGFTVFLHLGNFKLTWFSTYGRGLANVQFIRDFYAPVSYEFSSGRRVNYGMHAISLVYATKHYTIKPFFWFYPKNFNAPGLQASATFNPGQFKIQTDIYAWFPIYSAALAKTYYRGNLIGHDTATLLVRQRFYYKDYYFGYGVYKNFGNANAQLGWNGSPVSFDTTDDTPYEDAYTNLYDANAITLHARLGGTFKHFSWYLLGKLTFAPRAQSQSLGLTCEYNLGKHIHLMLRINGYQVSMHRGYKVAYFGAPNPKFAPTTQDRSYVMTSIKYDLAL; encoded by the coding sequence ATGCATAACTCTTTGTACTTTTACATTGCACGCGCAATTTTTGGAAGTTTACTTGGGTTTATGGATTTATATGCTTTTGATTATCACTTTTCAGGCAATGTGGGTTCATTCTCACGCATTGGTTTTAATAACGCCCCCATCAACTCAGATAAAGGGCTTTATCCAACTGGTAGCTATGTAACCACCATTGGGGCACTACAAGTAGATGCTAATTTATTACCAAAGTCTATCAGCGCACACAAACTAAGTATAGGGCTTGGTGGAGAAATAGGGGGACTAGCCTATGATTCAACTAGGGCTTTGATAGATCAGAGTGCGCCTAATTCAGGTTTGCAACCAGCTAACTGGTATTATATGGGGCGCTGGGAAGGGTATTTAATGAATGCTTCTTGGAAGTCTGTACGCTTTGAAGATGAATCGCATGCTAAAAATTATATTTTATATAATGCCTATCTGAATTACACCTATAAAGATATTTTTGGAATCATACTAGGCCGCTATATCAGTTCTGAAGCTTTGTTTTTGCGTGGCTATAATCAAGGCTTTACAGTCTTTTTACATCTGGGTAATTTCAAGCTTACATGGTTTAGCACCTATGGCAGGGGTTTAGCCAATGTCCAATTTATCCGGGATTTTTATGCCCCTGTGAGTTATGAGTTTAGTAGTGGCCGCCGTGTCAATTATGGCATGCATGCCATCTCTTTAGTTTATGCAACCAAGCACTACACGATCAAACCCTTCTTTTGGTTTTATCCTAAAAATTTTAACGCCCCCGGCTTACAGGCGAGTGCGACCTTTAATCCGGGTCAGTTCAAAATTCAAACCGATATTTATGCTTGGTTTCCTATTTATAGCGCTGCTCTAGCCAAAACCTATTATCGTGGCAATTTAATAGGCCATGATACGGCCACTCTCTTAGTGCGCCAAAGGTTTTACTACAAAGATTACTATTTTGGTTATGGGGTGTATAAGAATTTTGGCAATGCTAATGCCCAGTTAGGCTGGAATGGTTCGCCTGTTTCTTTTGATACCACAGATGATACCCCCTATGAAGATGCTTATACTAATCTTTATGATGCCAATGCCATTACTTTACATGCCCGTTTAGGTGGGACATTTAAACATTTCTCTTGGTATTTACTAGGCAAACTCACCTTTGCCCCGCGCGCACAATCACAAAGTCTAGGTCTGACATGCGAGTATAATTTAGGTAAACATATCCACTTGATGTTACGCATCAATGGCTACCAAGTAAGCATGCATAGAGGTTATAAAGTGGCCTACTTTGGAGCTCCCAACCCTAAATTTGCCCCCACCACCCAAGATCGCAGTTATGTCATGACTTCTATCAAATACGATTTAGCACTCTAA
- a CDS encoding TerD family protein, whose product MSVSLVKGGRISLSKEKPGLSKIVVGLGWDVNASDTGREFDLDASVFLTDASGKVSDDANFVFYNNLTSKDGSVVHTGDNRTGAGEGDDESIKVDLNKVSADVKEINIVVTIHEANERKQNFGMVRNAFVRVVDESDGKEILRYDLEEDFSVETALMFGRLYRDSNEWKFAAVGTGFKEGLAGFCRQFGVNI is encoded by the coding sequence ATGTCAGTTAGTTTAGTTAAAGGTGGAAGGATATCTTTAAGCAAAGAAAAACCCGGATTGTCTAAAATTGTTGTAGGGCTGGGCTGGGATGTGAATGCAAGCGATACAGGGCGCGAGTTTGATTTAGACGCTTCTGTATTTTTAACAGATGCCTCTGGTAAAGTTAGCGATGATGCCAATTTTGTGTTTTATAACAATCTTACAAGTAAAGATGGATCTGTAGTACACACCGGAGATAATCGCACCGGAGCCGGTGAGGGCGATGATGAAAGCATTAAAGTTGATTTAAACAAAGTCTCTGCTGATGTTAAAGAAATTAATATTGTAGTTACTATCCATGAAGCTAATGAGCGCAAACAAAATTTTGGCATGGTTAGAAATGCCTTTGTACGCGTTGTAGATGAAAGCGATGGGAAAGAAATTTTGCGTTATGACTTAGAAGAGGATTTTTCTGTTGAAACCGCTTTGATGTTTGGGCGACTCTATAGAGATAGTAATGAGTGGAAATTTGCCGCTGTAGGCACAGGGTTTAAAGAAGGCCTAGCGGGTTTTTGTAGACAATTTGGTGTGAATATTTAA
- a CDS encoding TerD family protein: MVSLVKGQKISLKKEDGNALKSFCVGANWGAISKKGFFGNTKTEAVDLDLSVGLFDQNKRLVDCVYFGKKASSGIKHSGDDRTGDVGGDDGLDNEIISLALDSLDPAIEQLVFVLNSYTHIDFDKIPFASIRLYEGTPEKVQNIFASYNVAKDVAFAGKEAMILGKLYKHNGEWKFSAIGEPTADSKLETLLKESVPKYL, encoded by the coding sequence ATGGTTAGTCTAGTTAAGGGACAAAAAATTTCTTTAAAGAAAGAAGATGGCAATGCACTTAAATCCTTTTGTGTAGGGGCTAATTGGGGGGCGATTAGTAAAAAAGGTTTTTTTGGCAATACCAAGACTGAAGCGGTGGATTTAGATTTGAGTGTGGGGCTATTTGATCAAAATAAGCGCCTTGTAGATTGTGTGTATTTTGGTAAGAAAGCAAGTAGTGGAATTAAACATAGTGGCGATGATCGCACGGGTGATGTAGGGGGCGATGATGGCTTAGACAATGAAATTATTAGCCTTGCTTTAGATAGTTTAGATCCAGCTATTGAGCAATTAGTTTTTGTACTTAATTCTTATACCCATATTGATTTTGATAAAATCCCCTTTGCCAGTATTAGACTCTATGAGGGCACGCCAGAGAAAGTACAAAATATCTTTGCTTCTTACAATGTGGCTAAAGATGTGGCTTTTGCGGGTAAAGAGGCCATGATTTTAGGCAAACTTTATAAACACAATGGGGAATGGAAGTTTAGCGCTATTGGCGAGCCCACAGCTGATTCTAAATTAGAAACACTTCTAAAAGAGTCCGTGCCTAAATATTTATGA
- a CDS encoding HD domain-containing protein yields the protein MTEGYKPHLQSALLRRLFVAASIRRWNDQACPIEFSELDKQAHKAMVVVLLANHHTGIDWDKLLRYFCFEFLSRVVLTDIKPPIYHELLKKHREAFADYVWGVLEDEVEGYAFFKHLHGYFCKPPTDIEHQLLKAAHDYVSAWEFDFIANFYPHGYGVKDIRKNLNDALSEHAHLLNIPHLELLASMFGQLRFQKRWSQTPRVPQTSVLGHALFVALCAFLLSFDLKACMQMRINHFLGGLFHDLPEVLTRDIISPIKHGVLGLDVYLKSLEARAMQENILQYVSPDFKQDLLYFTQDEFKDRYIHPETQKIIFVDSISLWQEYNQDPYKSMCGSLLKFCDRLSAFLEAKISISHGIKSDVLVNGAAKIKEKCMHTCIQGIYLGALLEDFT from the coding sequence ATGACAGAAGGTTATAAACCCCACTTACAAAGCGCGTTGTTGCGCCGTTTGTTTGTGGCGGCTTCTATTAGGCGTTGGAACGATCAAGCCTGCCCGATTGAATTTAGCGAACTAGACAAACAAGCGCATAAGGCGATGGTGGTGGTTTTATTAGCCAATCACCATACAGGTATTGATTGGGATAAATTACTACGCTATTTTTGTTTTGAGTTTTTAAGCCGCGTGGTGTTAACTGATATTAAACCCCCCATTTATCACGAACTACTCAAAAAGCACCGGGAGGCTTTTGCTGATTATGTCTGGGGCGTGTTAGAAGATGAGGTAGAAGGGTATGCTTTTTTTAAACACTTGCATGGCTATTTTTGTAAGCCTCCCACAGATATAGAACACCAACTGTTAAAAGCCGCCCATGACTATGTTTCTGCTTGGGAATTTGATTTTATTGCAAATTTTTATCCCCATGGTTATGGGGTTAAAGATATTAGAAAAAACCTAAATGATGCACTATCTGAGCATGCGCATTTGTTAAATATACCCCATTTAGAATTGCTAGCCTCTATGTTTGGGCAGTTGCGCTTCCAAAAGCGTTGGAGTCAAACCCCTAGAGTTCCACAAACTAGTGTTTTAGGCCATGCGCTATTTGTGGCTTTATGTGCTTTTTTGCTTAGTTTTGATTTAAAAGCTTGTATGCAAATGCGTATCAATCACTTTTTAGGCGGGCTTTTCCATGATTTACCCGAAGTCTTGACGCGTGATATTATCTCTCCAATTAAACATGGCGTATTAGGTTTAGATGTGTACTTAAAATCCCTAGAAGCGCGCGCTATGCAGGAAAATATTTTACAATATGTCAGTCCTGATTTTAAACAAGATTTGCTCTACTTCACTCAAGATGAATTTAAAGATCGCTATATTCACCCAGAAACTCAGAAAATTATTTTTGTTGATTCTATTTCATTATGGCAAGAATATAACCAAGATCCATACAAAAGCATGTGTGGGAGTCTTTTAAAATTTTGTGATCGTTTGAGTGCCTTTTTAGAGGCTAAGATTTCTATTTCACATGGGATTAAAAGCGATGTATTAGTCAATGGAGCGGCTAAAATTAAAGAAAAGTGCATGCATACTTGCATTCAAGGTATTTATTTAGGCGCGCTTTTGGAGGATTTTACCTGA
- the coaBC gene encoding bifunctional phosphopantothenoylcysteine decarboxylase/phosphopantothenate--cysteine ligase CoaBC: MLSSLMNSTLLQGKNILLLVSGSIAVYKALDLVRIFAKMGANVRVVMSAGACKFVTPLSFEALSHFSVLTDQNERWNMQEQACTNHITYAKADLVLLAPASANTLAKLAHGLADNALTATFLASHAPKIIAPAMNTQMLQAPATQENLERLKSWGCIIVEPKSDLLACNTTGKGALAEIIEIVGASVKALCLDSFWQDQRVVVTGGGSVEAIDSVRCISNISSGLQASSLALALWLKGAQVVFISSAFALLPEGITCISVKSAQDYLKALKSEQNFYNPPFLFMLAAVSDYKSAHVYTGKLKKQDLGSTWNLECVQNPDILKSLEGFYKIGFKAEESIESLASAQKLLEPVDLGGKGCKVVCLNSTQALGATNNQIVLLNQVTSQTTKCSTKFDLSFEILDFVRDTYNSC; this comes from the coding sequence ATGCTCTCTAGTTTAATGAATAGTACACTTTTACAAGGTAAAAATATTTTGCTTTTAGTGAGTGGGTCTATTGCTGTTTATAAGGCTTTAGATTTGGTGCGCATTTTTGCAAAAATGGGGGCTAATGTGCGGGTGGTGATGAGTGCGGGGGCTTGTAAATTTGTAACCCCGCTTAGTTTTGAAGCTCTAAGCCACTTTAGCGTACTAACCGATCAAAACGAACGGTGGAATATGCAAGAGCAGGCTTGTACTAATCATATCACCTATGCTAAAGCAGATCTAGTACTCTTAGCACCAGCTAGTGCAAATACCCTTGCTAAACTTGCCCATGGACTAGCAGATAATGCACTCACAGCGACTTTTCTAGCTAGCCATGCCCCTAAAATCATCGCCCCAGCCATGAATACACAAATGTTACAAGCACCAGCCACACAAGAAAACTTAGAACGGTTAAAATCTTGGGGTTGCATCATAGTAGAACCAAAAAGCGATCTGTTAGCCTGCAATACAACCGGTAAAGGGGCATTAGCAGAAATAATAGAAATAGTGGGGGCTAGTGTTAAAGCTTTATGCCTTGATTCTTTTTGGCAAGATCAAAGAGTAGTGGTTACCGGCGGGGGGAGTGTAGAGGCAATTGATTCTGTGCGCTGCATCTCTAATATTTCTAGTGGTTTACAGGCAAGTTCTCTAGCTTTAGCCCTGTGGCTTAAAGGCGCGCAAGTGGTTTTTATCTCTAGTGCTTTTGCTTTATTACCAGAGGGAATTACCTGTATTTCAGTCAAAAGCGCACAAGATTATCTAAAGGCTCTTAAATCTGAACAAAATTTTTATAACCCTCCTTTTTTATTCATGCTAGCTGCCGTTAGTGATTATAAAAGTGCCCATGTTTATACCGGCAAATTAAAAAAACAAGATTTAGGATCAACTTGGAATTTAGAATGTGTGCAAAATCCGGATATTTTAAAAAGTTTAGAGGGGTTTTATAAAATTGGTTTTAAGGCTGAGGAATCCATAGAATCCTTAGCAAGCGCGCAAAAGCTTTTAGAACCAGTAGATTTAGGGGGTAAGGGCTGTAAAGTTGTGTGTCTTAATTCTACTCAGGCATTAGGTGCAACTAATAACCAAATAGTTTTATTAAACCAAGTTACAAGCCAAACCACTAAATGCTCTACTAAATTTGATCTGAGTTTTGAGATTTTAGACTTTGTGCGAGATACCTACAATTCATGTTAA
- the pseB gene encoding UDP-N-acetylglucosamine 4,6-dehydratase (inverting): MISRKKPADEFLKDKIILITGGTGSFGQQCTQVLLEQYRPKKVIIYSRDELKQYEMAKTYDDSRMRFFIGDVRDKDRLKSALQGVDVCIHAAALKQVPTAEYNPLECIKTNILGASAVIEGCLSAQVEQVIALSTDKASNPINLYGATKLCSDKLFTSANNMKGSARTKFSVVRYGNVVGSRGSVVPLFRELVKLGATQIPITDTRMTRFWITLKKGVAFVLKSLERMHGGEIFVPKIPSMNIADLAKALAPHIPIQIVGIRPGEKLHEVMISADDRALEFEDFYILEPTITFQTPINYTETLLGEQGLPTPEGFSYNSKDNPWYLTEKEILEMVHAL, encoded by the coding sequence TTGATAAGCAGAAAAAAGCCTGCTGACGAATTTTTAAAAGACAAGATTATTTTAATCACGGGGGGTACGGGGAGCTTTGGTCAACAATGTACCCAAGTTTTATTAGAACAGTACAGGCCCAAAAAGGTGATTATTTATAGCCGTGATGAACTCAAACAGTATGAAATGGCTAAAACCTATGATGATTCTAGAATGCGCTTTTTTATCGGAGATGTACGCGATAAGGATCGCCTTAAAAGCGCCTTGCAGGGTGTAGATGTGTGTATCCATGCCGCCGCGCTTAAACAAGTCCCTACTGCTGAGTACAACCCGTTAGAATGCATTAAAACTAATATTTTAGGGGCTAGTGCGGTGATTGAGGGCTGTTTATCTGCACAGGTAGAACAAGTCATTGCTTTAAGCACAGATAAGGCAAGTAATCCGATTAATCTTTATGGCGCAACCAAACTGTGCAGCGATAAACTTTTTACAAGTGCTAATAATATGAAAGGCAGTGCGCGGACTAAGTTTAGCGTGGTGCGCTATGGGAATGTGGTGGGGAGTCGGGGTAGTGTTGTCCCTCTTTTTAGAGAGCTAGTTAAATTAGGCGCAACACAAATCCCTATTACGGATACACGCATGACGCGCTTTTGGATCACTTTAAAAAAAGGTGTGGCCTTTGTACTCAAGAGTTTAGAACGCATGCATGGGGGTGAAATCTTTGTGCCTAAAATCCCGAGTATGAATATTGCAGATTTAGCTAAGGCTTTAGCGCCACACATTCCTATACAAATTGTTGGGATTAGACCGGGGGAAAAATTGCATGAAGTGATGATTAGCGCAGATGATAGGGCTTTAGAGTTTGAGGATTTTTATATCCTAGAGCCCACGATTACTTTTCAAACGCCCATAAATTACACAGAAACGCTTTTAGGGGAACAAGGTTTACCCACACCCGAAGGATTTAGCTACAATAGTAAAGATAACCCTTGGTATCTCACAGAAAAAGAGATTTTGGAGATGGTACATGCTCTCTAG
- a CDS encoding bifunctional riboflavin kinase/FAD synthetase → MCKKSAINPTTLSLSIGKFDGVHVAHQHLLQALGPQSAVLVVDKTNLKEALTPLDYRQHLLKKWVDQVYFLALEEAFLLEPPEFVRLIESKFSCLQKIVVGYDFRFGHKRMGNVDTLKTLLNPKITLEVIPEIKIKGISLHAYHIKECIKKGDISLACQFLGHPFMLEGPIISGQGLGHQKLYPTLNMAINPEMLLPSFGVYATHVKFLESYLPSVSFLGNRLSTDGKIALETHILNTSLSTPPPSMRVFFVQKIRDNALFDNLNSLKHQISLDLQEAKHILKA, encoded by the coding sequence TTGTGCAAAAAATCCGCGATAAATCCAACTACTTTAAGCCTAAGCATTGGCAAATTTGACGGCGTGCATGTCGCACACCAGCATTTATTACAGGCTCTTGGCCCTCAAAGTGCGGTGTTAGTGGTGGATAAAACAAATCTCAAAGAAGCCCTTACCCCTCTTGACTACCGCCAGCATTTATTAAAAAAATGGGTAGATCAAGTGTATTTTTTAGCCCTAGAAGAGGCTTTTTTATTAGAACCGCCGGAGTTTGTCCGTCTTATTGAGTCTAAATTTTCATGCCTACAAAAAATCGTGGTGGGTTATGATTTTAGATTTGGGCATAAGCGCATGGGCAATGTAGACACATTAAAAACTTTATTAAACCCTAAAATTACCCTAGAGGTGATCCCTGAGATTAAAATTAAGGGCATTTCTTTACACGCTTACCACATCAAAGAATGCATTAAAAAAGGGGATATATCTTTAGCCTGCCAATTTTTAGGACATCCCTTTATGCTAGAGGGGCCTATTATCTCTGGGCAGGGTCTTGGCCACCAAAAACTCTACCCAACCCTTAATATGGCAATCAATCCTGAGATGTTGTTACCTAGTTTTGGGGTGTATGCAACCCATGTTAAATTTCTTGAAAGTTATTTGCCTAGTGTGAGCTTTTTAGGGAATCGGTTGAGTACTGATGGAAAAATAGCGCTTGAGACCCATATTTTAAATACCTCCCTTTCTACTCCGCCCCCCTCTATGCGTGTTTTTTTTGTGCAAAAAATCCGCGATAATGCCTTATTTGATAATTTAAATAGTCTTAAGCACCAGATTAGTTTAGACTTACAAGAGGCAAAACACATCTTAAAGGCATAG
- the tkt gene encoding transketolase gives MHFSKLPLSQEDLPTLQKMATTLRFLCADMVEKANSGHPGVALGLADVAVVLGLHLNLNPKHVQWLNRDRLIFSGGHASSLAYALLHLWGFEISLEDLKAFRQLDSKTPGHLEFGHTQGIEITTGPLGQGFANAVGFALASTLAKDFLGEVISHKVYCLCGDGDLQEGISYESASFAGHLGLNNLIVIYDSNSITIEGEANLAFSEDIAMRFKSQGWEVLSCNGHDFLEIDRTILLAKTCTKPVLIIAKTTIGKGALGVEGSAKVHGAPLGLKTLESSKKACGWPLESFYIPKEIALHFNMQRGEAMQNLWEQQITPAIQDKITHLQAKDFSQVIYPSFKTGESLATRASNGQILNAISQAYQGFLGGSADLAPSTNTTLHQEKDYTPSHVGRNLHFGIREHAMAAISNGIANYGLFVPFCATFFVFSDYLLPSLRLSALMQTPIFYIFTHDSIGVGEDGPTHQPIEHLSHLRALPNFYVFRPMDAHENVACWQVALRLKSSCAFVLSRQSLEIMPPVSSDSVQRGGYVLYKSPSEAQITLVSSGSEVQISLKAAHLLEEQNIAVQVVSVPCFDLLLKQDQKYLESLFVGRVLAIEASRGLEWFRFADALVNMESFGKSAPGSLLFEHFGFTPQNIAQKAKDLLQEVKC, from the coding sequence ATGCACTTTTCTAAACTCCCTCTTAGTCAAGAGGATTTACCCACTTTACAAAAAATGGCCACTACGCTGCGCTTTTTATGTGCAGACATGGTAGAAAAGGCAAATAGCGGCCACCCCGGTGTAGCGCTGGGTTTAGCCGATGTGGCGGTGGTGCTGGGCTTACATCTTAACTTAAACCCTAAACATGTACAATGGCTTAATCGTGATCGCTTGATCTTTAGTGGCGGGCATGCAAGTTCTCTAGCCTACGCACTTTTACACCTTTGGGGCTTTGAAATTAGTTTAGAAGATCTAAAAGCCTTTAGACAACTTGATTCTAAAACCCCCGGACATTTAGAGTTTGGACACACTCAAGGAATTGAAATCACAACAGGCCCACTAGGGCAAGGTTTTGCTAATGCGGTGGGTTTTGCTCTTGCTAGTACTCTTGCTAAGGATTTTTTAGGGGAGGTTATTTCTCACAAGGTTTACTGTCTATGTGGTGATGGGGATTTACAGGAGGGTATTAGTTATGAAAGCGCCTCTTTTGCGGGGCATTTAGGGCTTAATAATTTGATTGTAATTTATGATAGCAATTCTATCACCATTGAAGGGGAGGCCAATTTAGCCTTTAGTGAGGATATTGCTATGCGCTTTAAATCACAAGGCTGGGAGGTGCTTAGCTGTAATGGGCATGATTTTTTAGAGATTGATAGAACGATTTTACTTGCTAAAACCTGTACTAAACCCGTGCTTATTATTGCTAAAACCACAATTGGTAAGGGGGCTTTAGGGGTGGAGGGGAGTGCTAAGGTTCATGGCGCGCCTTTGGGTTTAAAAACACTTGAGAGCTCTAAAAAAGCCTGTGGGTGGCCTCTTGAGTCTTTTTATATCCCTAAAGAAATTGCCTTGCACTTTAACATGCAAAGAGGCGAGGCTATGCAAAATCTTTGGGAGCAACAAATCACACCAGCTATTCAAGATAAAATCACCCATTTACAAGCCAAAGATTTTAGCCAAGTGATCTACCCTAGCTTTAAAACAGGAGAAAGCCTTGCTACGCGTGCAAGTAATGGGCAAATTTTAAATGCCATTAGCCAAGCTTATCAAGGATTTTTAGGAGGGAGTGCGGATTTAGCCCCCTCTACTAACACCACACTCCACCAAGAGAAAGATTACACACCCTCCCATGTTGGGCGCAATTTACACTTTGGTATTAGAGAACATGCTATGGCAGCTATTAGTAATGGGATAGCTAACTATGGTTTATTTGTACCCTTTTGTGCGACCTTCTTTGTCTTTAGCGATTATTTACTCCCTAGTTTGCGCTTAAGCGCTTTAATGCAAACACCTATCTTTTATATTTTTACCCATGATAGTATTGGAGTTGGCGAAGATGGCCCTACTCACCAGCCTATTGAACACTTAAGCCATTTAAGGGCTTTGCCTAATTTTTATGTGTTTAGACCTATGGATGCCCATGAAAATGTGGCATGTTGGCAGGTGGCCTTGAGGCTTAAATCTAGCTGTGCTTTTGTACTCTCACGCCAAAGTTTAGAGATCATGCCCCCTGTATCATCTGATAGTGTGCAAAGAGGGGGGTATGTTTTATACAAAAGCCCAAGTGAGGCTCAAATTACTCTAGTTAGTAGCGGGAGTGAGGTACAAATTAGTTTAAAAGCCGCCCATTTATTAGAAGAACAAAATATTGCTGTGCAGGTGGTAAGTGTCCCCTGTTTTGATTTACTTTTAAAACAAGATCAAAAATATCTAGAATCGCTTTTTGTCGGGCGCGTGCTTGCAATTGAGGCCAGTAGAGGTTTAGAGTGGTTTAGGTTTGCAGATGCTTTAGTTAATATGGAGAGTTTTGGAAAATCTGCCCCCGGTTCTCTTCTCTTTGAACATTTTGGTTTTACACCGCAAAATATCGCTCAAAAAGCCAAAGATTTATTACAGGAAGTTAAATGTTAG